In Lutra lutra chromosome 6, mLutLut1.2, whole genome shotgun sequence, the following are encoded in one genomic region:
- the LOC125102025 gene encoding uncharacterized protein LOC125102025, which produces MQILLVKENACIYVQIKTAYFILSFSNVSSTVLKLCCFTRMGQERRRNKEPLVLRLHSVNKSEHPGSRLFLSRSPPPTERDFPPQSSGFHSGPPRLPIKRSCAAWKQFCAFTLAEMSGRGKGGKGLGKGGAKRHRKVLRDNIQGITKPAIRRLARRGGVKRISGLIYEETRGVLKVFLENVIRDAVTYTEHAKRKTVTAMDVVYALKRQGRTLYGFGG; this is translated from the coding sequence ATGCAAATACTGTTAGTAAAAGAAAATGCATGCATATATGTGCAGATAAAAACAgcatattttattctctctttttcaaacgTATCCTCTACAGTGTTAAAGTTGTGTTGTTTCACGAGGATGGgacaagagagaagaagaaacaaagagccTTTGGTCTTGAGGCTACACTCGGTGAACAAAAGCGAGCACCCTGGCAGCAGGCTGTTCCTTTCCAGATCCCCTCCTCCAACCGAGAGGGACTTCCCGCCACAGTCTTCCGGTTTTCACTCCGGTCCGCCGAGGTTACCGATAAAAAGGAGCTGCGCGGCCTGGAAGCAGTTTTGTGCTTTCACGCTTGCCGAGATGTCTGGTCGCGGCAAGGGCGGGAAGGGCCTGGGCAAGGGGGGCGCCAAGCGCCACCGCAAGGTGCTGCGCGACAACATCCAGGGCATCACCAAGCCCGCCATTCGGCGGCTGGCCCGGCGCGGCGGCGTCAAGCGCATCTCCGGCCTCATCTACGAGGAGACCCGCGGGGTGCTCAAGGTGTTCCTGGAGAACGTGATCCGCGACGCCGTCACCTATACGGAGCACGCCAAGCGCAAGACGGTCACGGCCATGGACGTGGTCTACGCGCTCAAGCGCCAGGGTCGCACCCTCTACGGCTTCGGGGGCTAA
- the LOC125102043 gene encoding histone H2A type 1-B isoform X2, whose amino-acid sequence MSGRGKQGGKARAKAKTRSSRAGLQFPILELAGNAARDNKKTRIIPRHLQLAIRNDEELNKLLGRVTIAQGGVLPNIQAVLLPKKTESHHKAKGK is encoded by the exons ATGTCAGGTCGCGGAAAGCAGGGTGGCAAGGCGCGCGCCAAAGCCAAGACGCGCTCCTCGCGGGCAGGTCTGCAGTTCCCA ATCCTGGAGCTGGCCGGCAACGCGGCGCGCGACAATAAAAAGACGCGCATCATCCCGCGCCACCTGCAGCTGGCCATCCGCAACGACGAGGAGCTCAACAAGCTGCTGGGCCGCGTCACCATCGCGCAGGGCGGCGTGCTGCCCAACATCCAGGCGGTGCTGCTGCCCAAGAAGACTGAGAGCCACCACAAGGCCAAGGGCAAGTAG
- the LOC125102043 gene encoding histone H2A type 1-B isoform X1, whose product MSGRGKQGGKARAKAKTRSSRAGLQFPVGRVHRLLRKGNYSERVGAGAPVYLAAVLEYLTAEILELAGNAARDNKKTRIIPRHLQLAIRNDEELNKLLGRVTIAQGGVLPNIQAVLLPKKTESHHKAKGK is encoded by the coding sequence ATGTCAGGTCGCGGAAAGCAGGGTGGCAAGGCGCGCGCCAAAGCCAAGACGCGCTCCTCGCGGGCAGGTCTGCAGTTCCCAGTTGGCCGGGTGCACCGCTTGCTCCGCAAGGGCAACTACTCAGAGCGGGTCGGGGCCGGAGCGCCGGTGTACCTGGCGGCGGTGCTCGAGTACCTGACGGCCGAGATCCTGGAGCTGGCCGGCAACGCGGCGCGCGACAATAAAAAGACGCGCATCATCCCGCGCCACCTGCAGCTGGCCATCCGCAACGACGAGGAGCTCAACAAGCTGCTGGGCCGCGTCACCATCGCGCAGGGCGGCGTGCTGCCCAACATCCAGGCGGTGCTGCTGCCCAAGAAGACTGAGAGCCACCACAAGGCCAAGGGCAAGTAG
- the LOC125102594 gene encoding histone H3.3-like has protein sequence MYGRLPLLRFAQLATGGVKKPHRYRPGTVALREIRRYQKSTELLIRKLPFQRLVREIAQDFKTDLRFQSSAVMALQEACEAYLVGLFEDTNLCAIHAKRVTIMPKDTRVPYRLMEGLITG, from the exons ATGTACGGTAGATTGCCACTTTTGAGATTTGCA CAGTTGGCTACGGGCGGCGTGAAGAAGCCGCACCGCTACCGGCCCGGCACGGTCGCCCTGCGCGAGATCCGGCGCTACCAGAAGTCCACCGAGCTGCTGATCCGCAAGCTGCCGTTCCAGCGGCTGGTGCGCGAGATCGCGCAGGACTTCAAGACCGACCTGCGCTTCCAGAGCTCGGCCGTCATGGCGCTGCAGGAGGCGTGCGAGGCCTACCTGGTGGGGCTCTTCGAGGACACCAACCTCTGCGCCATCCACGCCAAACGCGTCACCATCATGCCCAAGGACACCCGGGTCCCCTACAGGTTAATGGAGGGCCTCATTACAGGATAG
- the LOC125102050 gene encoding histone H2A type 1-H-like: MSGRGKQGGKARAKAKTRSSRAGLQFPVGRVHRLLRKGNYSERVGAGAPVYLAAVLEYLTAEILELAGNAARDNKKTRIIPRHLQLAIRNDEELNKLLGRVTIAQGGVLPNIQAVLLPKKTESHHKTK; encoded by the coding sequence ATGTCTGGACGCGGGAAGCAGGGCGGCAAGGCGCGCGCCAAGGCCAAGACGCGCTCGTCGCGGGCGGGCCTGCAGTTCCCGGTGGGCCGCGTGCACCGCCTGCTCCGCAAGGGTAACTACTCGGAGCGGGTCGGGGCCGGCGCGCCGGTGTACCTGGCGGCGGTGCTCGAGTACCTGACGGCCGAGATCCTGGAGCTGGCGGGCAACGCGGCGCGCGACAACAAGAAGACGCGCATCATCCCGCGCCACCTGCAGCTGGCCATCCGCAACGACGAGGAGCTCAACAAGCTGCTGGGCCGCGTCACCATCGCGCAGGGCGGCGTGCTGCCCAACATCCAGGCCGTGCTGCTGCCTAAGAAGACCGAGAGCCACCATAAGACCAAATAA
- the LOC125102058 gene encoding histone H2B type 1-K, whose amino-acid sequence MPEPAKSAPAPKKGSKKAVTKAQKKDGKKRKRSRKESYSVYVYKVLKQVHPDTGISSKAMGIMNSFVNDIFERIAGEASRLAHYNKRSTITSREIQTAVRLLLPGELAKHAVSEGTKAVTKYTSAK is encoded by the coding sequence ATGCCTGAACCCGCCAAGTCGGCGCCGGCCCCGAAGAAGGGCTCCAAGAAAGCGGTGACCAAGGCGCAGAAGAAGGACGGCAAGAAGCGCAAACGCAGCCGCAAGGAGAGCTACTCGGTGTACGTGTACAAGGTGCTGAAGCAGGTGCACCCCGACACGGGCATCTCGTCCAAGGCCATGGGCATCATGAACTCGTTCGTCAACGACATCTTCGAGCGCATCGCGGGCGAGGCGTCCCGCCTGGCGCACTACAACAAGCGCTCGACCATCACGTCCAGGGAGATCCAGACGGCCGTGCGCCTGCTGCTGCCCGGGGAGCTGGCCAAGCACGCCGTGTCCGAGGGCACTAAGGCCGTCACCAAGTACACCAGCGCCAAGTAA
- the LOC125102065 gene encoding histone H2B type 1-K, with the protein MPEPAKSAPAPKKGSKKAVTKAQKKDGKKRKRSRKESYSVYVYKVLKQVHPDTGISSKAMGIMNSFVNDIFERIAGEASRLAHYNKRSTITSREIQTAVRLLLPGELAKHAVSEGTKAVTKYTSAK; encoded by the coding sequence ATGCCTGAGCCAGCCAAGTCGGCTCCCGCCCCGAAGAAGGGCTCCAAGAAGGCGGTGACCAAGGCGCAGAAGAAGGACGGCAAGAAGCGCAAACGCAGCCGCAAGGAGAGCTACTCGGTGTACGTGTACAAGGTGCTGAAGCAGGTGCACCCCGACACGGGCATCTCGTCCAAGGCCATGGGCATCATGAACTCGTTCGTCAACGACATCTTCGAGCGCATCGCGGGCGAGGCGTCCCGCCTGGCGCACTACAACAAGCGCTCGACCATCACGTCCAGGGAGATCCAGACGGCCGTGCGCCTGCTGCTGCCCGGGGAGCTGGCCAAGCACGCCGTGTCCGAGGGCACCAAGGCCGTCACCAAGTACACCAGCGCCAAGTAA